Below is a genomic region from Streptomyces sp. RPA4-2.
GGCCTCCGTGATGCCCTCGATGAGCAGCTGCCCGGTGGTGCTCTCCTTGTAGTGGAGCAGCTGGTCCGCGTCGACCGGATCGTAGTTCTGGCCGAGCGGCGAGTAGATGCCGACCGTGGGGAACATCGATTCCATGCCGAAGGTACGGGCCTCGTCGGGGATGATCGGCACCCAGCGGGTTCCGCCTCGGGGGTCGCGCATCAGGTCCTTCACCAGCCGGACCAGCGCCATCGTGGTGGCGACCTCCTGGTGGCCGGAGCCCTTCTCCAACGCCTCGAAGGGTGCGCCGGGCGGTTCCGGCAACGGCTTGGCGACCACCCGCCGGACAGGCGCGGGACCGCCCAGGGCGGCCCGGCGCTCGCGCAGGTACCGCACCTCGGGCGAGTTCTCCCCCGGGTGCCAGTACGGGACCTCGTCGCCGGCGAGCGCGCTGTCCGGAATGGGAAGCTTCAGCAGGTCGCGCAGCACCCGGAACTGATCCATCGTGAGCTTCTTCATCTGGTGGTTGGCGTTGCGGGACTCGAACGCCGGGCCCAGGGTGTGCCCCTTGACCGTCTGGGCGAGGATCACCGTCGGCGCGTCCCGGTGGTTCACCGCGGCCCGGTAGGCGGCGTACACCTTCAACGGCTCGTGTCCGCCCCGGGAGTTCTCGAACAGCTCGACCACCTGCGCGTCGCTCAGGGAGGCGGAGAGGGCGGACAGGGCATCACCGGTGAAGAAGTTGTTGCGTATGTAGGCCGCGTCCCGCGCGGCCAGAGTCTGCATCTGCGCGTCGGGCACCTCGCCCAGGCGCCGCACCAGCCGGCCGGTGGTGTCCTGCTCCAGCAGCGGGTCCCAGGCCTCGCCCCACAGGGTCTTGACCACGTTCCAGCCCGCGCCGCGGAACCGTGCCTCCAGCTCCTGGACGATCTTCGAGTTGGACCGTACCGGCCCGTCCAGGCGCTGCAGATTGCAGTTGATGACGAAGGTCAGGTTGTCCAGGCCCTCGCGAGAGGCCAGTGCCAGGGCGGCCATGGACTCCGGCTCGTCCATCTCCCCGTCGCCCAGGAACGCCCACACCCGGGAGGCGGAGGTGTCCTTGATGCCGCGAGCCCGCAGATAGCGGTTGAAGCGGGCCTGGTAGACGGCGCCGAGCGGGCCAAGGCCCATGGACACCGTCGGGAACTCCCACAGCCACGGCAGCCGCCGGGGGTGCGGGTAGGACGGCAGACCGTGACCGCCCGCCTCCCGCCGGAAGGCGTCCAGTTGTTCCGTGCTCAGCCGCCCTTCGAGGAACATCCGGGCATAGATGCCCGGCGAGGCGTGCCCCTGGAGGAACAGCTGGTCGCCCGAGCCGTCACCGTCCTTGCCCCGGAAGAAGTGGTTGAACCCGATCTCGTAGAGCCAAGCCGCCGACGCGTAGGTGGAGATGTGGCCACCCAGCCCCAGTCGCGAACCGCGGGTGACCATCGCCGCGGCGTTCCACCGGTTGAGCGCGGTGATCCTGGACTCCAGCGCCAAGTCGCCGTCGAACACGGGCTGCGCGGCGGCCGGCACGGTGTTGATGTAGTCCGAGGACAACAGCCCCGGCAGGGACGTGCCGGACTTCGCGGCGAACTCGTGCACTCGCCGCATCAGGTACACCGCCCGCTCCGGCCCGGCGTTCCGCACGACGGCGTCGAGGGAGGCCTGCCATTCGGCGGTCTCCTCGCGGTCACGGTCGGGTAGCTGGTCGAGCTCACTGATCAGAGTGGCCTCAGTGGGCCGGGACGGATTACTCATGGCAGCCTTCCTGGCACGGCGTGGGTGTCGGCGGCGTCGGCCGCGGACACGGTGCGTGCAGCGGGGCGACGGGTGGGAAGCACGGGCGGTGACGCGTCGCCGCCGGTGGCCTCAGTGGTTCTGGAGCCACTGGGTGAACCTGTGACGTCACAGATGGGCGTCCGGCCTGGGAAGGAGGGCTCGCTCCCCGAGCACCGCGCCGAAGAACGGGGCACGCGTGTCGGTGATCACCGGGCGGGGCCGGCCCCGGGCGGTCAGCACCTCGGCGGTGGCGTCCCGGAGCCGGAGCTCTGCGGCGGCGAAGGGGTCACCGTCAGCACCGGACGAGGCCTCGACCGGGCGCTGCGCGCCGCCGACGACCGGCACCACCTCCACGCCGTGGTCCCGGAGCCCGGTGACGGTCCTGGAACCGATCAGACCGGTGGCACCTGCGACGACGACTCTCATCTGGATCTCTTCCATTGGGGGGCCGATGACCCCGCTGGGTCTCCGTGGGCGACGGTGGCGGACGTTGGCGTGCCACCGTGCTCGTCACACCTAGACAGGACGGGTCCGTTTCCTGTGACACCGGGCCGGGCGCTCCCGGGTGCCGGACACGGCCGGCCGTCG
It encodes:
- the aceE gene encoding pyruvate dehydrogenase (acetyl-transferring), homodimeric type — protein: MSNPSRPTEATLISELDQLPDRDREETAEWQASLDAVVRNAGPERAVYLMRRVHEFAAKSGTSLPGLLSSDYINTVPAAAQPVFDGDLALESRITALNRWNAAAMVTRGSRLGLGGHISTYASAAWLYEIGFNHFFRGKDGDGSGDQLFLQGHASPGIYARMFLEGRLSTEQLDAFRREAGGHGLPSYPHPRRLPWLWEFPTVSMGLGPLGAVYQARFNRYLRARGIKDTSASRVWAFLGDGEMDEPESMAALALASREGLDNLTFVINCNLQRLDGPVRSNSKIVQELEARFRGAGWNVVKTLWGEAWDPLLEQDTTGRLVRRLGEVPDAQMQTLAARDAAYIRNNFFTGDALSALSASLSDAQVVELFENSRGGHEPLKVYAAYRAAVNHRDAPTVILAQTVKGHTLGPAFESRNANHQMKKLTMDQFRVLRDLLKLPIPDSALAGDEVPYWHPGENSPEVRYLRERRAALGGPAPVRRVVAKPLPEPPGAPFEALEKGSGHQEVATTMALVRLVKDLMRDPRGGTRWVPIIPDEARTFGMESMFPTVGIYSPLGQNYDPVDADQLLHYKESTTGQLLIEGITEAGSVAEFAAAATSYATHGEPMIPFYIFYAMFGFQRTGDQFWALGDQMGRGFVVGGTAGRTTMTGEGLQHGDGHSHLLAATNPAAISYDPAFAYEIAVIVRDGLRRMYGERPENVFYYLTVYNEPKHQPAMPTVPGIEEGIVRGIYRFRPADPAVTGPRLQVLSSGTAIHWALRAQELLAADWNVLADVWSVTSWTELRRDAMRADDARMRGEERTPFITRSLAGAPGPVLAVSDWMRQVPDQISQWVEQDYYSLGTDGFGLSDTREDARRYFRVDAESIVVTALDRLARAGQVPRATVAKARARYGLDL
- a CDS encoding NAD-dependent epimerase/dehydratase family protein, with protein sequence MRVVVAGATGLIGSRTVTGLRDHGVEVVPVVGGAQRPVEASSGADGDPFAAAELRLRDATAEVLTARGRPRPVITDTRAPFFGAVLGERALLPRPDAHL